TCCCGTTGCAACCCCCGTCGAACCCCTTTCCCAGTATCCCACTATTCCCAACCAACTGACGGCCTTCTCGTCGGACATCTTAGGTTTGGTCAAAGCCCTAGCCAACTCGCGAAAACATATATCTGCTTTCTCAGTTTCATCTCTAATTTGAAGGCCCCTTTATTTCATTTTCTACAAGCTAGATATTGTTCATCTTTCAGGACTCATCCACTGCCTCTTAATTGGGTAAGACTCCTTCTTCTTTCCTGGTGAATGATTATGTATACATGTATAGAACTTTGATCCCTTGTCTTTCTTCTTTCATTTTGAATATATTGAATGCCATATAAATTTATTGATAGATGTATCTTCTGCTTGGTGAGTACTTAGtcgatttattttattttgttaactTGATTTCTTTccatataatgaattaaaatatGTGATTTTCCCCCATAAAAAAAAATCTTGCCAAACAAACAACTCACCCCTCCTAACTTGTGACTATTTGCTATGGGATTGTGTTTGAAAATTCGGATTTGGGTCTTGGATTTGAACGTAACGTAGTTTATTCTTCCTCTTAATTTGTGATAATTAACtttcacatattatttttatgaaaatcataaataaagAAACAATATTATGGGAGGGTTGAGGCACTAGTAGCCCTACCAAAGTCTCTATGTTCCTTgctattttttttggaattttgggTTCGACTCGATCTATAGCTTTTGGCTCCATTTTAATCACATTCAACAAAACATTTCATTGCCCATTTATGTACTTTTTTATTCATCATAATCACAGAATGCCCTCCACAACCaaacattatttaatatttatacatACATGATCAAATATAccattaacccaaaaccctaaattaccTAATAAATTGATGAATCATAGCCAATAAATATTATAGCAGAGCTTAAATGGGATTTCAAAAAACCGTTGAGCTGTTTAAGTGGGGGGTCGGAGTTGTCCATCTCCCTCTTGTCTTGAAACCGCAATTTATGATTAGCCATTGGTAAATGGCAATGCATTAAATGTGTAGGAGTTATTCGTAGTTATTCCTCTAAAACATTAGGAAATAAACTTGTGAATAATTGGTAATTGATATGATATGCAAGCAAGCAATAGATAGAGGTGCATGCATGTGATACTTCCAACTTTGGTGATTTATATTCGTAGTTGGATGAACACAAATTAATTACGTCACGGTAAACAGGATTGATGATGAATGCCACATCTGACCTATTTTCTATTACTCAACACTTATTAATTACCtcctgcatacacacacacacatacacacacacacacacacacaaaaaggaatatgacccataaggtcaacaattttgtagttcaaccaagaaaatacttgggatggagattcgtcgaGACAAAATTgaagggagattatggttatttcagggcggttatgtgcataaggtgttggagaggtttagcatgattgatgcaagaccggtgagtacacctctagcaaatcattttaagttgtctattgcagattgcccaagtttggATGAAGAAATTCAGGACATGTCAAAAGTctcctatgctagtgctgtggggagtttgatgtatgccatggtatgtacgagaCCAGATTTGGCACATGCTGTaagtgtggtaagtaagtttctttccaatccaagaagacaacattgggaagctgtaaaatggatactTATATACTTGTGGGGTACATCagattatggcatcatgttcgaaAAACAACAgagttgtccttcagttatggggtttgtagatgcAGATTATGTtagagatatggatgacaaaaggtctataacgggttatgtctttacccttgtaAGAGGATcgatatgttggagatccatggtacaattTTTAGTAGCATTGTCCACGACTAAGGCGAAATATATGACAGTTGCCGAAGCTACAacggaagccttatggcttaccaatttagtcagagagctgggtTATAGCAAGATAGAGTGGTGCTACGTTGTGATATCCAAAGTGTCATTTACTTGACGATGATTCAGATTTACCATgttagaaccaagcatattgatgtgaggtttcacagggttcgggaattgattacttCGGGTGAACATgtgttggagaaggttcacacttaTGAAAATGCAGTAGATATTTTGACTAAATCAGTTACttttgaaaagttcaagcattgcttggacttactccatgtctccaagtgatagaagaaGACAAGCCCAATCTAACGTTTTCAAGTTTAAGGTGGAGCAGTTCATATGTTTTTCACGATTCtcttaaggggcgtataatcgccaaggtggagattgttgtttatggtgtggctcttatacttagagtttcttaaacaaaggaagaaaaacataagaaggaCTTCATAGTACGGGCTTGTCAACGAGTGCCTtgttctcattgacgaggagatcCCAAGAGGCctaaaatttcaaagattatgagATAGTGAGAGCTATTttaaaggctcgtcgacgagtggttaGAATTGTCAACGAGtggtcttcttggtctcgtcgatgaacccttgtTCTCTTCAACGAGTAGTTCTAGGCTGGGAgcagatttttgaaatttgaatttggacaTTATGGTGGTTgagtatttggagggaaaccttcgagTAACTTTTATATATTGTATTTCTGAGTGTATTTACTAAGAGAGATCATTGTAAAACTGGTGTATTGTGTTTATTCACATTATTGTTAATACTTTGTGCCTTTTGCTTCATTATATTAGAGATTGTTGTTCATTCATAAATTGGTGTTGTTTGAGAATTGGTGGTTTACTTGTTGTGAGATCTTctgctatgtgtgtgtgtgtgtcctataCCCAAATTTTATAACAATTTTAATTTGTAGTTCATAAAAAAGTATCACATTCTTCTACTATGATCAAAATAGAATATTAAgtggaaatattttctaatattgGCATGTGACTTTGCACAAAATTTCATGTGGGCATTATTTTTAAGTTCTAGTCACATATCATTTGatgtgccatttttttttttttttaagaaaagttGAGCATATGATTTCTTAGTATGTCTGTCTATACATGTGCATATATGTTGACCTCTCTGCCaaaatttacaaatatttttatttatgagCTTcacaaaatagaaaaaagaatagAGAAACATGTCAGTATTAAGACTAAAAGTCATGGTGGTTTATCTTCGTATATTGTCTGATAATTGATATTATAacatataagaaaaaaaaatactaaagatTAAAGAGTAGCATGTTCATTAATGAAAGTGGCTTTGGCTTACTCTTCAAAACATTTTTTGTTGACCTAATGAATATATAGAAAGCAAGACAAAAGAGGCGACATGTGCTCACATGCTATAGAATCAAAAACATGACAAAAAGAAAATTTATACTTATTAGAACTATCCCTCATGATCAAAGGGAATGTTCTCTTTTAAAAAGTGCATAGCTGCTCacatgaaataaaagaaaaaatggaTGTAGAAGTTAATTTACTTTTGATAAATTATTTAtcgaaacaataataataacatttcagaacaataaaatgatttttcaaacaaatcacAAGTATATGAACATGAAACATAAATTAATTTCAAGATGCATACCTTAAACTATGGATAATGTTGTTGAGGTCCAAAGAGTTTCACGATATCCAAGAAGAACTTACTACTATCAATGGCCATTTTGACCAAATGcctaaaataaatacaattaGTCCCTTCCCTacattttactttttattttcaccTTTTCTACTTAATTTTTACCATTTTGACTACATCATGTAATCTGGGATGGTCCAACAATGATGTTTACCTCATGTATGCAAACTGAGAACAAACCTCTATCTTTTCATATATTTCTACCCTCATTTTGCCAATTTTGATTGCACTATATGAACGAGACACTGCATGCTTACATATCAAAGATCTGATCAGTTGGAGGTGGTTGGTTACTCCGACTCAAATTTTGTTGGATGCGTTGATAGTCGAAAGTCCACTTATGGTTATTTGTTCATATTATTAGCTGaaggagcaatatcatggaagaGCGCCAAACAAACTATCATCGCAGCATCTACTTTGGAAGCTAAACTTGTGGCATGCTTTAAGGCCACAATTCATGCTTTGTAGTTGCAAAACTTAATCTCAGAACTTGGAATTATCGATAGTATAGTCAGGCTGCtcagaatttattgtgataattttgCAGTagttttttcttcaaaaatgacaaatATTCTAATGACGCTAACCGCATGGAGCTCAAATATTTGGCTATTAAGGAGGAATTTTGTAAACAGACAATGtttatagaacatataaggactgagctcatgatagcagatcctCCAACTAATGGGTTGGCACCGAAGACATTTACGgaacatgctgatcacatggGTTTTTGTTGTAATCCCTTATATATAACTGTGGATCTTTATGATTTATTCTATAACATGTATATTGATATTGATAATGGTGTTTATAAACATTGTTTccttttaccatcaattatgtAATTATGGAGATGGATTATTGTTAACAGGAATGGTCTTTGATAAAGACATTATAGGGACATTATGGTTACTTCCTATTAAAGATTATAGTTAGACGATTTGCTAGCCTTTGTAGTACATGAAAGGGAAGATGTTGCTTTAATGATATTTACCGCCATGACTCTCGTTAGTAAAttgtttaattatgatattatggtaatctcatTGAAAGTATGTATAAGCTAATAATTGTGCACATATTATGGTTACATTGTTAATCCAAATTAAAGtcattcatatgggccaagtgggaTAATGTTGgatatatcccaaaggatatgtcccacatgaatgactTGGGTCCCACATGAAAGGTATGTGTCCCATGTGATAAGGGTTGCATTAAATGGCTTGCTTTGAAAATGTATAAGTGAAACGAACAACCAGGTAGTTGAAGGGTTTCCTATTTTTTAGCTGTTATTATGGGGAGTAGCTGCAAAGAATTTATTTTCCCGCATGCTTAAGATTTTCCTGCATGCTTGAGAGAGTGAACTAAGAAAAGAAATAGGTAGGATTGTCCTCTCTTTACCTTAGTTCTCTAATTATCAGTCATAATCTCATAAATCTAGTGAAGCATAGAAAAAAAGATCGGGATGAAGTGAGAGAAACGATTCTAGCTGTGTTCTTTTTGGTTTGTATACACCATGAATGATCCCAGTATGTGTatgttattatttttcttttattttcagcattagAGTTGCCATATATATGCGAAGAATATGATAGTTAAAGAACCCTACAACATATAAAATTTCTTACAGTAAGCACTAAAGCTCATcgtttttagtatatatatatggacAAAATGGGTATAAAATTACATGCATTGACCGTTAATAAATTAAATGACCTAACTTCATGATCTTAGGACAAACTTActaaaattaataacaaatttTTACCTCATATCTTGGgatgaatgaatatatatatatagacacgcacacgcacacacacacatatatcatTATAAGAAATtacgaaaataaaaaataaaaataaaatttaaaattagaaacagaaactaaaaattgaaaaccaacaaATATTTACTTAatgtttttaaaactaaaataaatcaTTAGCTTGATTGAATAGATGCTCATTTTTATCATTAAACCAATTAATAGTTagtaatatgattaaaataataaaagtaaaatttataaaaagtaaaaatattattataaaataaattttattataattatttttcttattttttatattttataattcactttacaaaaacaattttaacattGTACAAAACATTAAAAAGAGTAAtactttattatttcaattttttaaaattatgaaaattttattttaattacatttcaaAATCACGTGAACactttattaaattttaattaaaaattatgtataaaataaattatttaatccATATTTAGGTATAAAAGTATATTTTGGTAATAAGTTgtcataataattaaaatttacaaattttaagtataaaggttttttttaaaaaattaaaaaatggagAACTGAAATGGAAAATTAATAATGTAAATAAagccatttaaatattttttttttttctgtaaaaGAATGAACGAAAATGATACTAAACAGatactcttttctttttttctttttttttttgtcgacaTATACAAATGAGAAATTATTAGGTAAACCAGATCAGTCATTTCTTCCATAGAGTAATCTAATAGAATGGTGGTTACTTATAAATTAGAGCACATAAATAAATCCTAATTAACTTCCTTtttcaaacaaataaaaaaatgtgTAAGTTGTTACCTTTTTATTAAGTTAATCAATGGATAATATGATAGACCAATCTATCTAATAGTTTTTGCATTGAAACTATACATAGTATGTACAAATATATTAGATCTCTAATCCAACATTAATTTCCACGGCAGAAGATGATTCCTCAACTTCTCAAGCAACGGTTTCCTCTTTTTTCGATCGTTAACCGCCCCCAACCTCCTTCCCTCCCTCCACATTTCTctccccactctctctctctctctctttctctctctctctctctggagaAGTGAAATAGATCAGTTTATATAGTTGCGAAGGGGTCTGTTGAGCACTCAATTAATCGTGTCTACTTCATTTCAACGCAGCAACGATTGTCTCTGCATCCATCCTCCctcaggtctctctctctctctctctctctctctctctctctctctctctctcactgttCTTACGTACTAATTATACCCAGTTACTTTCTTTTATATATAATGGTATGGTTTTCGGTTATATATTATCTATCTAATGCAATTGCACAGACAGCATTTTAATTAATTGCTTTGCCTCTTCCACATCTCTCTGCAGATTTCAACCGTCAAGTGCACGTATGGCCTTGGTGAGCAGTAGTTCATGCTCCAACATGGGAACCCTCCTTGATCCCACCATCATCCCATCACACATGGTTCCAATCTTTCACCACTCAGAAGAAGAAACAGATCACCATCAGCTTCTTACTTGCTGCGACGGCCTCGATTTCCCCAACAACTTGTTCGTCGATCCCTTATCATGTTTCGACCCCATCAACCCCTTCTTCTTCCCAGAAACTTGCACTAACAATCTCCTTCCATGCTTCCCTCCTTTTGATCCTCTATTTACCCACTCATCCCCCAAAACTTTCGATGAAAATTtcgatttggatttggatttcgATTCATGCTCCTACTCCAAACGCCAGCGGTACTGCTACCAAGAAGATAATTTCACTGATCAGAGCTGCGTGAGTGGGTTTGTTCCGAGTAGTTATTCACTGAATTCGGACGGGCTATTCCTTCCGCTGCCAACGGAGTGCTATGGCGGTGGCGCTGC
This Malania oleifera isolate guangnan ecotype guangnan chromosome 11, ASM2987363v1, whole genome shotgun sequence DNA region includes the following protein-coding sequences:
- the LOC131167565 gene encoding transcription factor bHLH52-like, which gives rise to MALVSSSSCSNMGTLLDPTIIPSHMVPIFHHSEEETDHHQLLTCCDGLDFPNNLFVDPLSCFDPINPFFFPETCTNNLLPCFPPFDPLFTHSSPKTFDENFDLDLDFDSCSYSKRQRYCYQEDNFTDQSCVSGFVPSSYSLNSDGLFLPLPTECYGGGAAAEAVVRKSGKVEAGCVSAQSIAARERRRKITEKTQELGKLIPGGSKMNTAEMLQSAFKYVKFMQAQVGILQSMESIQGVGDKEEFRALIASPIVQEKLYVEEKCLVPVDSIKTFTNHHEAQLNSFISSELNLLVDDLNK